A region of Paenibacillus thiaminolyticus DNA encodes the following proteins:
- a CDS encoding carbohydrate ABC transporter permease, whose amino-acid sequence MKGDRKYIVMFLLPAAAFMSVFLYYPFFKSVYLSFYRTSGFFDKKFVGWDNYKRLFTDELLGAATLHTLELMLYVILFQVGIALVLAVLVDNIQKLKGFYRTVFFFPVVISGTAISLLFVLFYNYNFGLLNNLLANFGIEKILWLDENNALRAVAIPTVWHYIGFYFVLFLTAMSKIPSDYYEAAKLEGISGIRKTTMLTIPLIMSDIKVVITLAITGTLKVFEFVWVITKGQNGTEVLGTYMYKKAMVDQNFGYGSTIAIYMVVFGVLLALIANRLLKRDEITY is encoded by the coding sequence ATGAAGGGCGACCGAAAGTATATTGTGATGTTTTTACTGCCTGCAGCGGCGTTTATGTCGGTCTTTCTATATTATCCGTTCTTCAAGAGCGTCTATCTCAGCTTTTACCGCACCTCCGGTTTTTTCGACAAGAAATTTGTCGGCTGGGATAACTACAAGAGGCTATTCACGGATGAGCTGCTGGGCGCGGCAACGCTGCACACCTTGGAATTGATGCTTTATGTCATTTTGTTCCAGGTAGGCATTGCGCTAGTGTTGGCGGTGCTGGTTGACAATATTCAAAAGTTGAAGGGATTTTACCGGACCGTCTTCTTTTTCCCTGTCGTCATTTCCGGCACGGCGATCTCCTTGTTGTTCGTGCTGTTCTACAACTATAATTTCGGTCTGTTGAACAATCTGCTGGCGAACTTCGGCATTGAAAAAATATTATGGCTCGATGAGAATAATGCGTTGAGAGCCGTAGCAATTCCAACGGTTTGGCACTACATCGGCTTTTATTTTGTCCTGTTCCTGACCGCCATGTCCAAAATTCCTTCCGACTACTATGAAGCGGCCAAGCTCGAAGGGATATCCGGCATCCGCAAGACAACGATGCTGACCATTCCTCTCATTATGAGCGATATCAAGGTTGTCATTACATTGGCGATTACGGGGACGTTGAAAGTATTCGAATTCGTCTGGGTCATTACGAAGGGGCAGAACGGGACGGAAGTGCTCGGAACGTACATGTACAAAAAGGCCATGGTGGATCAAAACTTCGGTTACGGTTCCACGATAGCCATTTACATGGTCGTGTTCGGCGTTCTGCTGGCGCTCATTGCCAACCGGCTGCTGAAGAGGGACGAGATTACTTACTAA
- a CDS encoding collagenase: MRQQAWLKWTSILLAAAIAAGSPAGFAAAAQSKLPMEGATETRVANALAMEELAPSVAPLGAEVDLPSAAAESADAGISEPQPRSLKSETRTDGQYSMAELNSLSYEELTDLLVSIEWRKIPELFKYNDDTRLFYTDENRVQAIVDRLQESGSRFTPEDEQGILTLVEVLRSGYYLGYYNKELSQLNEPAYREKMLPAIKAIMENPAFAWGTDVQNKVIGATGRMISNSTVDPDIVNRLTGLVRSFVDRVDALSDDYEASSAFHEVLKGVGYVLMWRMDEPDREAAFKGTIDAYMDQLFRMAQHGPTSEDKLWLTNNAIYYAGSLGRYYSEPQQANRVLTDVMQTVPALGELYFVAADQIAQHYAGMDAYGRPVDIDVLKQRGKEQYLPQRTEFDDGKFVFQTGSQLSEEQLQRLYWAAKEVQAQFHRVIGSDQPLEQGNPDDVLTVVIYNNPDEYRMNKYLYGYSTDNGGIYIEPDGTFFTYDRTIDQSIYSLEELFRHEFTHYLQGRYEVPGMWGQGPLYKTGLMQWFDEGGAEFFAGATRTEGIQPRKSVVGNLRNDGPGERFSVADTVNSQYGAWKFYDYSFALYNYLYHQDFMTLDRIHHAIRFNDANAYEGQLAAMSGEAHTNDSYQHSIEEQVARYDSLTVPLVSDDYLLTLEPKPVGDIYSEIAAVAGLQDSSTHERESRFFRSFELRGTYIGGTAEGKEQDWHTMNSLTDGFLQALSEQPWNGYKTVTGYFTNYRVDHEGRFVYDVVFHGKLPADGDAGKNPDDNGVQLPDGGTGNEGNEGAEDGGHDGGQPNADHEPNDSWEQAVPLDGTGAPVSGKLSDTDRVDVYRFDAAKAEQWNIELETEQAQSVAWVVHHESDLNNYAAYPTQVEGTSVAGSVDAVPGTYYVYVYTVGNGEQSYRLVVQPGTGQVQEPDLPPFEETEPNDTPETANGPVPAGRPVIGTLNGCDKQDVFIIDVDQPAELQIELERQLGSGVNWLLYREGDTARPLLYPSEMEGNRMSGGFAAEAGRYHLYVYKYTDEDIHYTLQVQH, translated from the coding sequence ATGAGACAACAAGCATGGTTGAAATGGACTTCGATTTTGCTGGCGGCGGCCATCGCTGCTGGAAGTCCGGCGGGCTTCGCCGCCGCAGCCCAATCGAAGCTACCGATGGAAGGAGCAACGGAGACGCGAGTCGCCAACGCACTGGCGATGGAGGAGCTTGCGCCGTCCGTTGCGCCGTTGGGCGCGGAAGTGGACCTGCCAAGCGCGGCGGCAGAGTCTGCCGATGCCGGCATCTCGGAGCCGCAGCCTCGGTCACTGAAGAGCGAGACGCGTACGGACGGCCAGTACAGCATGGCGGAACTGAATTCGCTCTCTTATGAGGAGCTTACGGATCTGCTCGTCAGCATAGAATGGCGGAAGATTCCCGAGCTGTTCAAATACAATGACGATACCCGGCTTTTTTACACGGACGAGAATCGTGTCCAAGCGATTGTGGACCGCCTGCAGGAAAGCGGATCGCGGTTCACGCCTGAGGATGAGCAAGGCATTTTGACGTTAGTGGAGGTGCTCCGTTCCGGTTATTACCTCGGGTATTACAACAAGGAGTTGTCCCAACTTAATGAGCCGGCATACCGGGAAAAGATGCTGCCTGCTATCAAGGCGATCATGGAGAACCCGGCCTTTGCTTGGGGCACCGACGTGCAGAACAAGGTTATCGGAGCGACGGGCAGAATGATCTCCAACTCCACCGTCGATCCGGACATCGTGAACCGATTGACGGGCCTCGTTCGAAGCTTCGTCGATCGTGTGGACGCCTTGTCCGATGACTACGAGGCTTCCAGTGCGTTCCACGAGGTGCTGAAGGGTGTCGGTTATGTGCTCATGTGGCGCATGGATGAACCGGATCGGGAAGCTGCGTTCAAGGGAACGATCGACGCTTATATGGACCAGTTGTTCCGCATGGCGCAGCATGGCCCTACATCGGAAGACAAGCTGTGGCTGACGAACAACGCCATCTACTATGCGGGTTCGCTCGGTCGTTATTACAGCGAGCCGCAGCAGGCGAACCGGGTGCTGACAGATGTCATGCAGACGGTGCCGGCGCTTGGCGAGCTCTATTTCGTAGCTGCCGATCAGATAGCCCAGCATTATGCAGGGATGGATGCTTACGGCCGCCCGGTCGATATAGACGTCTTGAAGCAGCGCGGGAAGGAACAATATTTGCCGCAGCGGACCGAGTTCGATGACGGCAAGTTCGTATTCCAGACGGGGAGCCAATTGAGCGAGGAGCAGCTTCAGCGCTTATATTGGGCTGCCAAGGAGGTTCAAGCCCAATTCCACCGTGTCATCGGCAGCGACCAGCCGCTGGAGCAGGGAAATCCAGATGATGTGCTGACGGTCGTCATTTACAACAATCCGGATGAATACCGGATGAACAAGTATTTATACGGGTATTCGACGGACAACGGCGGCATTTACATTGAACCCGACGGCACGTTCTTTACGTATGATCGGACGATTGATCAGAGCATTTATAGCCTAGAAGAGCTGTTCCGCCATGAATTTACCCATTATCTGCAAGGCCGGTATGAGGTGCCAGGCATGTGGGGCCAAGGTCCGCTGTATAAGACCGGACTCATGCAGTGGTTTGATGAAGGCGGCGCCGAGTTCTTCGCCGGAGCGACGCGGACGGAAGGAATTCAGCCCCGCAAGTCGGTCGTCGGCAATCTGCGTAATGACGGTCCGGGAGAGCGCTTCTCCGTGGCGGATACAGTGAATTCGCAGTACGGGGCATGGAAATTTTATGATTATTCCTTTGCATTGTACAATTACTTGTACCACCAAGATTTTATGACACTGGATCGCATTCATCATGCCATCCGCTTCAATGACGCGAACGCTTATGAAGGACAGCTTGCGGCGATGAGCGGAGAGGCGCATACGAATGATTCCTACCAACACTCCATAGAGGAGCAGGTCGCCCGCTATGACAGCTTGACGGTTCCGCTTGTGTCTGACGATTATTTGCTAACGCTGGAACCGAAGCCGGTAGGCGATATTTACAGTGAAATAGCGGCAGTAGCCGGATTGCAGGATTCGAGCACGCATGAACGGGAATCCCGCTTCTTCCGCTCCTTCGAGCTTCGCGGCACTTACATCGGCGGCACCGCTGAAGGAAAAGAGCAAGATTGGCACACGATGAACAGCTTGACGGACGGTTTCTTGCAAGCTTTGTCGGAACAGCCATGGAACGGATATAAGACCGTCACCGGATATTTTACCAATTACCGCGTGGACCATGAAGGACGATTCGTCTATGATGTCGTGTTCCATGGCAAGCTTCCCGCAGACGGGGATGCTGGCAAGAACCCGGACGACAACGGCGTACAATTGCCGGATGGAGGCACCGGGAATGAAGGCAACGAGGGAGCCGAGGATGGCGGTCATGACGGCGGACAACCAAATGCGGACCATGAACCGAACGATTCCTGGGAACAGGCCGTTCCGTTGGATGGGACGGGCGCTCCGGTATCCGGCAAGCTGAGCGACACGGATCGGGTTGATGTTTACCGATTTGATGCCGCGAAGGCGGAACAATGGAACATCGAGTTGGAAACGGAGCAGGCGCAAAGCGTCGCCTGGGTCGTTCACCACGAGTCCGACCTGAATAACTATGCTGCCTATCCGACGCAAGTGGAGGGAACGAGCGTAGCTGGCTCCGTAGATGCTGTGCCGGGAACCTATTATGTGTATGTATATACTGTGGGGAACGGAGAGCAGTCCTATCGCTTGGTCGTCCAGCCGGGAACAGGCCAAGTACAGGAGCCGGACCTTCCTCCGTTCGAGGAGACCGAGCCGAACGATACGCCTGAGACGGCCAATGGCCCGGTTCCAGCAGGCCGGCCTGTCATTGGGACCCTCAATGGCTGTGATAAGCAGGATGTGTTCATCATTGACGTGGACCAACCGGCGGAGCTTCAGATTGAGTTGGAGCGGCAGCTTGGATCCGGTGTGAATTGGCTCCTGTACCGGGAGGGCGATACCGCTCGTCCGCTCCTGTACCCGTCCGAGATGGAAGGCAACCGAATGAGCGGCGGATTCGCGGCGGAAGCAGGGCGTTACCATCTGTATGTGTACAAATATACCGATGAGGATATTCATTATACGCTTCAGGTTCAGCATTAA
- a CDS encoding ABC transporter substrate-binding protein, protein MKRSSLVLMSIMLLLSMFLAACGNKGGSNAAGPAEGTTPPAETGSAEATADPVKLRVFSTFGGTDPSREAFQALLDDFTAKNPHVTIENDPMSANDDGFRTKVNTDMNSGNEPDLLFYFIGADAEGFVNAGKVVPLNEILDADAEWKNGFLPNALELARQKDGNIYAVPLTGFYEGLFVNKKIFEDNGLELPTDWEKLKTAVSTLSGKGIIPLSAPFDQSHYVVEHAILSAAGPEGQDKGLIDGIDPNWEKGYAALKELYDLGAFPKDAATIDLGMAGNYYSEGLAAMIIEGSWAINGWNDDTRDNSTVVPFPQVPGGAGSGNDIVGGFGSGFYLPKSTYDDAAKKDAAIALLKHLTSPDSIQKIATANGGTPAADVEVAGLPQVALDGFAMAAKAASISAPVDSKVAQETFSNLRASVQQVVTGKKTPTQAIEDAKKTEDDNKK, encoded by the coding sequence ATGAAAAGGTCTTCATTGGTACTGATGAGCATTATGCTGTTGCTCTCCATGTTCCTCGCGGCATGCGGCAATAAGGGCGGCAGCAACGCCGCCGGTCCGGCTGAAGGAACAACGCCGCCGGCCGAGACAGGATCGGCGGAAGCCACAGCCGATCCGGTCAAGCTTCGCGTCTTCTCGACATTCGGAGGAACGGACCCGTCCCGGGAAGCGTTCCAGGCGCTTCTGGATGATTTTACGGCGAAAAATCCTCACGTCACGATTGAAAATGATCCGATGTCCGCGAACGACGACGGCTTCCGGACGAAAGTCAACACCGATATGAATAGCGGCAACGAGCCGGACCTGCTGTTCTACTTCATCGGCGCTGACGCCGAAGGCTTCGTCAATGCAGGCAAGGTCGTTCCGCTGAATGAAATCCTTGATGCGGATGCGGAGTGGAAAAATGGATTCCTTCCGAACGCGCTTGAGCTTGCAAGACAAAAAGACGGCAACATTTACGCGGTGCCGTTGACCGGATTCTACGAAGGCTTGTTCGTTAACAAGAAAATCTTCGAAGATAACGGCCTGGAGCTCCCGACCGACTGGGAGAAGCTGAAAACAGCGGTTAGTACTCTGTCTGGAAAAGGCATCATTCCGTTGTCCGCACCGTTCGACCAGTCCCACTATGTGGTCGAGCATGCGATTCTGTCCGCAGCAGGGCCGGAAGGTCAGGATAAAGGCTTGATCGACGGCATCGACCCGAACTGGGAAAAAGGCTACGCGGCGTTGAAGGAACTATATGATCTCGGCGCATTCCCGAAAGATGCGGCGACGATTGATCTCGGCATGGCCGGCAACTATTACAGCGAAGGTCTGGCCGCGATGATTATCGAAGGCTCCTGGGCCATTAATGGGTGGAATGACGACACGCGCGACAACTCGACGGTTGTCCCATTCCCGCAGGTCCCTGGCGGCGCCGGCAGCGGCAACGACATCGTAGGCGGCTTCGGCTCCGGATTCTACCTGCCTAAATCGACCTATGACGATGCAGCGAAAAAAGATGCCGCAATTGCATTGCTGAAGCATCTGACTTCTCCGGACAGCATTCAAAAAATCGCGACGGCGAACGGCGGTACGCCTGCTGCTGACGTGGAAGTAGCCGGCTTGCCGCAGGTTGCGCTGGATGGATTCGCTATGGCGGCGAAGGCAGCTTCCATCAGTGCTCCGGTCGACAGCAAAGTGGCACAAGAAACGTTCTCCAATCTTCGCGCCAGCGTTCAACAGGTGGTAACGGGCAAGAAAACGCCGACCCAAGCGATCGAAGATGCGAAGAAAACCGAGGATGACAACAAAAAATAA
- a CDS encoding carbohydrate ABC transporter permease, whose amino-acid sequence MEPTLVVERNARRMKSKRFSVSAALMYAALTAWALTTIYPLFWIVNNSFKMSRDVMNNSFGIAWNPVMTNYTNALDRINIGKSYVNSLIMSFGTVFFVLLFGGLAAYILSRFQFRGKRTIYSILYATLLIPAFATVVPVYEILIKTSLVNTYWGLILPQTAGNLTFATLVIAGYMATIPKDLEEAAFIDGCNRWQMFTKVFVPISQPVFASASIFVFMWSYNDLFSAMIFVNKENVRPIVALLNEISSQYGTDFGLMATAVSLTVIPVLIVYLFISKFIQKGLTEGAVKG is encoded by the coding sequence ATGGAGCCAACCTTAGTCGTGGAACGCAATGCTCGGCGAATGAAGTCTAAGCGGTTTAGCGTAAGCGCCGCCTTGATGTATGCAGCATTGACAGCGTGGGCCTTGACGACAATCTATCCGTTATTCTGGATTGTGAACAACTCGTTCAAGATGTCGCGGGATGTCATGAACAACTCGTTCGGAATCGCCTGGAACCCGGTGATGACGAACTACACCAATGCGCTGGATCGGATCAATATCGGAAAGAGCTATGTGAACAGCTTGATCATGTCCTTCGGCACCGTATTTTTTGTGCTTCTCTTTGGCGGCTTGGCAGCTTATATCTTATCCCGCTTCCAATTCCGCGGCAAGAGAACCATTTATTCGATTCTTTACGCGACCTTGCTTATTCCGGCATTTGCCACGGTTGTACCGGTGTATGAGATTTTGATCAAAACAAGCCTGGTCAATACCTACTGGGGGCTGATTTTGCCCCAGACCGCAGGGAACTTGACGTTCGCCACGCTGGTTATCGCGGGATATATGGCCACAATTCCGAAGGATTTGGAGGAAGCCGCATTTATTGATGGCTGCAACCGCTGGCAAATGTTCACGAAAGTGTTCGTGCCGATATCGCAGCCTGTATTCGCTTCCGCCAGCATTTTCGTCTTTATGTGGTCGTACAATGATTTGTTCTCGGCCATGATTTTTGTCAACAAAGAAAATGTCCGGCCAATCGTGGCCTTGTTGAATGAAATCAGCTCGCAATATGGAACCGACTTCGGACTGATGGCGACAGCCGTGTCGCTGACCGTCATTCCGGTATTGATTGTGTATCTGTTCATCTCGAAGTTTATCCAAAAAGGATTGACCGAAGGCGCTGTCAAAGGATAA